In Pararge aegeria chromosome 17, ilParAegt1.1, whole genome shotgun sequence, one genomic interval encodes:
- the LOC120630848 gene encoding mitogen-activated protein kinase kinase kinase 7-like: MASNVQDSPVVHQTFVEEIDYNEIQELQVVGKGAFGVVWKGLWRNKFVAVKHINSEAERREFAIEVRQLSRVCHPNIVRLYGACTQGTQVCLVMEYAEGGSLYNVLHIRPKPKYTAAHAMSWARQCAEGVAYLHSMKPKPLIHRDLKPPNLLLVAGGQKLKICDFGTAADKATYMTNNKGSAAWMAPEVFEGSSYTEKCDVFSWGIILWEVLSRRKPFEEGGSAFRIMWAVHTGQRPNLIEGCPEPIEQLMTQCWHKVPAERPSMAEVVDIMTALCEFFPGADTPINYDDLEDDDEESVDDDYLLYSTRDSFETENISQTHNPVHFTDETSSNPVIYRHTGQPHSPNMSPRPRSFVESQVSRLQNLIANENQPKPTRDDPQDLQRSSVRIPQQFVRKDTHLEPGSSITINRSSSSPVPSERTHMPSEASTPQDTLRVFRSPVVFSESSSPRGISPLVNYNIGNMNPRHIDMDQYWNRENEKLSPASRTPSALSTNSTRKEDYNQNYCDRLSAVNSPVTLQYNGNTSQGMPVDPRYQTPLQIEVDPNTWELKDFRDSLNNYDGYIELKNHGGFDKFIAVGNSSGSTPAEGAAPPPAEPDPDLDSMHMMLDPHLRPISPDLNNEESKRIFDEHKQLAQEYLKIQTELAYLSKHKSELEAEMDDEELRQKREIIQLENEKDSLIKLYCTLKNQLSRTDNESWLLQEDRPHE, translated from the exons CAGACGTTCGTTGAAGAAATAGATTACAATGAAATTCAGGAATTACAG GTTGTAGGTAAGGGCGCGTTCGGAGTAGTGTGGAAAGGCCTATGGCGGAATAAATTTGTAGCTGTGAAACACATAAACTCTGAGGCTGAGAGGCGAGAGTTTGCCATCGAAGTCCGCCAGCTATCTCGCGTATGTCACCCAAACATTGTGAGGTTATATGGGGCATGCACCCAGGGTACCCAAGTGTGCCTGGTCATGGAATATGCGGAAGGTGGATCTCTGTATAATGTATTACACATACGCCCGAAGCCCAAATATACTGCAGCTCATGCTATGAGTTGGGCCCGACAGTGTGCAGAG gGTGTTGCTTATCTCCACTCAATGAAACCGAAACCATTAATACACAGGGACTTAAAACCGCCAAATCTATTGCTAGTTGCTGGTGGACAGAAACTGAAAATATGTGATTTTGGTACAGCAGCTGACAAGGCTACGTATATGACTAATAACAAAGGCAGTGCAGCATGGATGGCACCAGAG GTGTTTGAAGGTTCATCATATACTGAAAAGTGTGATGTATTCTCCTGGGGCATAATACTATGGGAGGTCCTTTCCAGAAGAAAACCCTTTGAAGAAGGGGGCTCAGCATTTAGGATAATGTGGGCAGTACATACAG gTCAGCGGCCAAATTTAATAGAAGGCTGCCCTGAACCAATAGAGCAATTGATGACTCAGTGTTGGCACAAGGTGCCGGCGGAGCGACCTAGTATGGCTGAG GTAGTGGATATAATGACAGCACTCTGTGAGTTCTTCCCTGGTGCCGACACGCCCATAAACTACGATGACCTTGAAGACGACGACGAGGAGAGTGTAGACGATGACTACTTACTATACAGCACTCGAGACAGTTTCGAAACAGAAAACATATCCCAGACACACAATCCTGTACACTTTACAGATGAGACATCCTCAAATCCGGTCATATATCGACATACGGGGCAACCTCATTCACCGAACATGTCACCAAGACCTCGAAGCTTCGTCGAGTCCCAAGTCAGTCGCCTTCAGAACCTAATAGCAAACGAAAACCAACCGAAACCAACTAGGGACGACCCACAGGATCTTCAAAGATCGTCCGTCAGGATTCCCCAACAGTTTGTTAGGAAGGATACGCATTTAGAACCGGGGAGTTCAATCACCATTAATCGATCATCGAGTTCTCCTGTACCATCGGAAAGGACCCATATGCCCAGTGAAGCAAGTACCCCGCAAGACACCTTAAGAGTATTCAGAAGTCCCGTAGTTTTCAGCGAGAGCTCGTCACCTAGAGGAATATCGCCTTTAGTGAATTACAACATCGGTAATATGAATCCTCGGCATATAGACATGGATCAGTACTGGAATAGAGAAAATGAAAAATTGTCTCCGGCGAGTAGGACGCCGTCGGCGTTGAGTACAAATTCAACAAGAAAAGAGGATTACAATCAGAACTACTGTGATAGATTGAGCGCCGTTAACAGTCCTGTGACGTTGCAGTACAATGGCAATACCTCGCAGGGAATGCCAGTTGATCCCAGATATCAAACTCCTTTACAAATTGAGGTTGATCCT AACACGTGGGAACTGAAAGACTTTCGTGACTCGCTCAATAATTATGATGGATACATAGAACTAAAAAACCACGGCGGCTTCGATAAATTTATAGCAGTGG GTAACAGTAGCGGGTCGACACCCGCGGAaggcgccgcgccgccgccggcCGAGCCTGACCCGGACTTGGATTCAATGCACATGATGTTGGACCCACACCTTCGGCCCATATCGCCGGACCTCAACAACGAGGAGTCAAAGCGCATCTTTGATGAGCACAAACAGTTGGCGCAGGAATACCTTAAA ATACAGACTGAACTAGCATACCTGAGCAAACACAAATCAGAGCTAGAGGCAGAAATGGATGACGAGGAGCTACGGCAAAAACGAGAGATAATACAATTAGAAAACGAGAAG GATTCGTTAATCAAACTATACTGCACACTAAAGAATCAGCTGTCGCGAACAGACAACGAAAGTTGGCTTCTACAAGAAGATCGGCCGCACGAGTGA